In one Lycium barbarum isolate Lr01 chromosome 7, ASM1917538v2, whole genome shotgun sequence genomic region, the following are encoded:
- the LOC132601885 gene encoding protein SMALL AUXIN UP-REGULATED RNA 12-like: MSACTKIRHIVKLRQMLQRWRKKAATTAHCRVPNDVPSGHVAITVGPSCKRFVVRATYLNHPMFKKLLSQAEEVYGFTNNGPLAIPCDEYLFEELLRDLARFDSANYKNTSLFVHFEELQKYCGMDVRSNIDLWGDSRPLLHRVSDKDTFYQRRTKILS, translated from the coding sequence ATGTCAGCCTGCACCAAAATTCGCCACATTGTGAAGCTCCGCCAGATGCTACAACGGTGGAGGAAGAAGGCCGCCACCACGGCCCATTGCCGCGTCCCAAACGACGTGCCATCAGGTCACGTAGCCATCACAGTGGGCCCTAGTTGCAAGAGATTTGTAGTGCGTGCCACTTACTTGAACCATCCAATGTTCAAGAAATTGTTGTCACAGGCAGAGGAAGTGTACGGTTTTACTAACAATGGCCCTTTGGCCATTCCTTGTGACGAGTATTTGTTTGAAGAGTTACTTCGTGACTTGGCTCGATTCGATTCCGCTAATTACAAGAATACATCACTATTCGTGCACTTTGAAGAATTACAGAAATATTGTGGCATGGATGTTCGAAGTAATATTGATTTATGGGGTGATTCCAGACCTCTTTTGCATAGGGTATCTGATAAAGACACTTTCTATCAGAGACGGACCAAGATTTTAAGTTAG